One part of the Arabidopsis thaliana chromosome 1 sequence genome encodes these proteins:
- a CDS encoding uncharacterized protein (unknown protein; LOCATED IN: endomembrane system; BEST Arabidopsis thaliana protein match is: unknown protein (TAIR:AT1G36640.1); Has 12 Blast hits to 12 proteins in 2 species: Archae - 0; Bacteria - 0; Metazoa - 0; Fungi - 0; Plants - 12; Viruses - 0; Other Eukaryotes - 0 (source: NCBI BLink).) produces MNKVVVYVLALSILLFFGLPNTTLARVQYGSPVSRKEIGKGVWDQKVFNEIKIAVGGSDSVRAHSKDHKSNPNG; encoded by the exons aTGAACAAAGTCGTGGTTTACGTACTAGCTTTGAGTATTCTCTTGTTCTTTGGATTACCAAATACAACACTGGCCCGAGTACAATATGGATCTCCAGTTTCAA GGAAGGAAATAGGAAAAGGGGTTTGGGATCAAAAGGTCTTCAACGAGATCAAGATTGCTGTAGGAGGCAGTGATTCAGTGCGAGCTCATTCAAAAGATCATAAGAGCAACCCTAATGGTTGA